In Tsukamurella tyrosinosolvens, the genomic window GAACAGCGACGTGCCGTAGAGGTTCTTCGGCGGGTGCCCGTGTTTACGCGTGTACATCCGGGCGGCGCGCTCGCCGCCGAGGTAGTGGGTCAGTCCCATCTCGTGCCCGCCGAACGGGCCGTACCAGAGGGTGTAGCTCAGGATCACCATGCCGCCCGGGCGGGTGACGCGCAGCATCTCCTCGCCCATGGCCCGCCAGTCGCGCACGTGCTCGGCGACGTTGGACGAGAGGCAGACGTCGACGGCACCGTCGGCGATGGGGAGCGCCAGGCCCGAGCCCCGCAGGCCCCGCGACGACGTGATGCCGGCGGCGTGCGCCTCCGACGCGTCGGGCTCGACGGGCACGTAGACGGCGCCGTGCTCGGCGAAGGCGTCCTCGAAGTAGCCGGGCCCGCCGCCGACGTCGAGGACGAGGGCGCCGTCGAGGTCCCCGAACAGGTCGCCGGTCAGCTCGACGGTGTCGCGGGCCAGCGAGCCGTAGAAGCGCGCGGGCTCGGACTGCTCGAACCGGAAGTCGGACAGCAGCCCGACCGAGCGGCGCAGGGTGGCGCGCCGCCGCAGCCGTGCCGTCGCGTTCTTCCAGGTAGAGGGGTACACGTGACCGGACGGTACCCTAGAACGCGTGCGTGAAGTCCTCCTGCTGTGTTGGCGTGACACCCGCCACCCTCAGGGCGGCGGCAGCGAGCTGTACCTCGAGCGCGTCGGCGAGGAGCTGGCCGCCCGCGGGGTGCGCGTCACGCTGCGGACCGCGATGTACCCCGGCGCGGCCCGGTCCGAGACCGTGCGCGGCGTGCACCTCTCCCGCGGTGGCGGCCGCTTCACCGTCTACCCCCTGGCGCTGATCGCCATCCTCCTCGCACGGTTCGGGCGCGGTCCGCTGCGCGGGATCCGCCCCGACGCGGTGATCGACACCCAGAACGGCATCCCGTTCTTCGCGCGGCTCGTCGCGGGCGTGCCCGTGACGGTGCTCGTGCACCACTGCCATCGCGAGCAGTGGCCCGTCGCGGGACGCCTCGTGGCGCGGATCGGCTGGTTCATCGAGTCGCGGCTCTCGCCGTGGCTGCACCGGCGCTCCCAGTACCTCACCGTCTCGCTGCCCTCGGCGGAGGAGCTGGCGCTGCTCGGCGTCGGCGCGGAGCGGGTGGCCGTGGTGCGCAACGGGATCGATGCGGTGGCCCCGGGCGTCGCGGACGTGCGGTCCGCGTCGCCGCGCATCGTCGTGCTCTCGCGGCTCGTGCCGCACAAGCAGATCGAGGACGCCCTCGACGTGCTCGCCCGCCTGGGCCGTCGCGTCCCCGACCTGCACCTCGACGTCATCGGCAGCGGCTGGTGGGACTCCGAGCTGTACGCGCACGCCGCGAAGCTCGGCGTCCTCGACCGCGTGACCTTCCACGGCCACGTCACCGAGCAGCGCAAGCACCGGCTGCTCTCCCGCGCGTGGGTGCACGTCATGCCGTCGCGCAAGGAGGGCTGGGGCATCACGGTGATCGAGGCGGCCCAGCACGCGGTGCCGACCGTCGGGTACGTCTCGTCGCGCGGGCTCACCGACTCCGTGGTCGACGGTGCCACCGGGCTGCTGGTCCGCGACCTCGCAGGCCTCACCGAATCGGTGTACACGCTGCTGAGTGACGCTCTGCTGCGGGAGGAGCTCGGCGCGAAGGCGCAGGAGCGGGCGGGGGAGTTCTCCTGGCCCGCCACCGCCGACGGCGTCTCCCGCGTCCTGGCCGCGTCCGTCGCCGGGGAGCGCGTCGGCGGGCTCGTCTGACCGCTGGGGCCGGCCGGGCTGCTCGGTCTTCGGCGACGCCGAGCCCGGCGGGACGGCGTGCGGTGGATTCTTGCCGCTGGGCGGGCACTATCCACCGCACGTCGTCGACCGCGGCGGGCGTGCCCCGGCATCGAGCCTCGCCGCGAGCTTCGGTGGGAATCTGCGGCGGAGCTTCGGCGTGTCGTCGACGAATCGCACCGAAGCTCGACGGCGCCCCGACCGGTATCCGTTACCGTGAATACGTGATGAGGCAACGTGAGGTGCCGCGGATA contains:
- a CDS encoding class I SAM-dependent methyltransferase, which gives rise to MYPSTWKNATARLRRRATLRRSVGLLSDFRFEQSEPARFYGSLARDTVELTGDLFGDLDGALVLDVGGGPGYFEDAFAEHGAVYVPVEPDASEAHAAGITSSRGLRGSGLALPIADGAVDVCLSSNVAEHVRDWRAMGEEMLRVTRPGGMVILSYTLWYGPFGGHEMGLTHYLGGERAARMYTRKHGHPPKNLYGTSLFKVGAADGLGWAATVDGAELVAAFPRYHPSWAWWMVRVPGLRELLVSNLVLVFRKR
- a CDS encoding glycosyltransferase family 4 protein — encoded protein: MREVLLLCWRDTRHPQGGGSELYLERVGEELAARGVRVTLRTAMYPGAARSETVRGVHLSRGGGRFTVYPLALIAILLARFGRGPLRGIRPDAVIDTQNGIPFFARLVAGVPVTVLVHHCHREQWPVAGRLVARIGWFIESRLSPWLHRRSQYLTVSLPSAEELALLGVGAERVAVVRNGIDAVAPGVADVRSASPRIVVLSRLVPHKQIEDALDVLARLGRRVPDLHLDVIGSGWWDSELYAHAAKLGVLDRVTFHGHVTEQRKHRLLSRAWVHVMPSRKEGWGITVIEAAQHAVPTVGYVSSRGLTDSVVDGATGLLVRDLAGLTESVYTLLSDALLREELGAKAQERAGEFSWPATADGVSRVLAASVAGERVGGLV